The Kordia sp. SMS9 genome window below encodes:
- a CDS encoding porin family protein has product MKKILFIICCLFALQSAHSQLFSKKKVRNDASGGNGQIDNNTLTWGYFLGFNSYDFKFTYNQNSDAIQLKPSTGFNVGLVGDVKLNNYMNLRLEPGIFFTTRNIEYPASYGLIDPVDREREIKSSYVHIPLLLKIGTKRINNFKPFIVGGFSTSINLSSNEKNPDDNSNNQFRMKQRTFYYELGFGVDFYLYYFKFTPSIRGVFALNDELVRDQDPNSPWTSNIQKMQTRGIFINFTFQ; this is encoded by the coding sequence ATGAAGAAAATTTTGTTCATCATCTGTTGTTTGTTTGCGCTCCAATCTGCGCACTCTCAATTATTTAGCAAGAAAAAAGTTCGAAATGACGCAAGTGGCGGAAACGGTCAAATAGACAACAACACGCTTACTTGGGGTTATTTTTTAGGATTTAACAGTTACGATTTTAAATTTACGTATAACCAAAATTCAGATGCTATTCAGTTAAAACCTTCTACTGGTTTTAATGTTGGATTGGTGGGAGATGTAAAGTTGAATAATTATATGAACTTGCGCTTGGAACCAGGAATCTTCTTTACAACACGTAATATTGAATATCCTGCGAGTTACGGTTTGATTGATCCTGTAGATAGAGAACGTGAAATAAAATCGAGTTATGTGCACATTCCATTATTGTTAAAAATTGGAACGAAGCGAATCAACAACTTCAAGCCGTTTATTGTGGGCGGATTTTCAACGTCGATCAACTTATCGAGCAATGAAAAAAATCCTGATGACAATAGCAACAACCAATTTCGTATGAAGCAACGAACGTTTTATTATGAATTAGGTTTTGGAGTGGATTTCTATTTATACTACTTTAAATTTACGCCTTCTATTCGTGGTGTATTTGCTTTGAATGATGAATTGGTGCGCGATCAAGATCCTAACAGTCCGTGGACAAGTAATATTCAGAAAATGCAAACACGTGGGATTTTTATCAACTTTACGTTTCAGTAA
- the ubiE gene encoding bifunctional demethylmenaquinone methyltransferase/2-methoxy-6-polyprenyl-1,4-benzoquinol methylase UbiE — translation MSKNVTPYKESDRGKKEQVTEMFDTISKNYDGLNRVISFGIDIKWRKKVVRLVGETNPKTILDIATGTADLAINLAETSAERIVGLDISPGMLDVGKQKIKKKALHEKIEMVLGDGEKLPFEDNSFDAITVAFGVRNFENLEQGLQEILRVLKPKGIFVVLETSVPTKTPFKQFYKFYTKYILPLIGRLFSKDNSAYGYLSESAAAFPYGENFNNILRKIGFIDVKDKPQTFGVASIYTATK, via the coding sequence ATGTCAAAGAATGTAACACCGTATAAAGAGTCTGATCGTGGCAAGAAAGAACAGGTTACGGAGATGTTTGATACCATTTCGAAGAATTATGACGGATTGAACCGCGTGATTTCTTTTGGGATCGATATCAAATGGCGTAAAAAAGTTGTGCGTTTGGTGGGCGAAACCAATCCGAAAACGATTTTGGATATCGCTACCGGAACCGCCGATTTGGCGATTAATTTAGCAGAAACTAGCGCGGAACGCATTGTAGGTTTGGACATTTCGCCAGGAATGCTAGACGTTGGAAAACAAAAAATTAAAAAGAAAGCACTCCACGAAAAAATTGAAATGGTATTGGGCGATGGCGAAAAGTTACCGTTTGAAGACAATTCCTTTGATGCCATTACCGTAGCTTTTGGTGTGCGTAACTTTGAAAACTTAGAACAAGGATTGCAAGAAATTCTCAGAGTCTTAAAGCCCAAAGGAATTTTTGTCGTGTTAGAAACTTCTGTCCCTACAAAAACACCTTTCAAACAATTTTACAAATTCTATACAAAATACATATTACCATTAATTGGAAGACTGTTTTCAAAAGACAATTCTGCCTATGGATATTTATCAGAATCGGCAGCGGCTTTTCCGTATGGAGAAAATTTCAACAATATTTTACGAAAAATTGGGTTTATAGATGTGAAAGATAAACCACAAACGTTTGGTGTAGCGAGTATTTACACCGCAACAAAATAG
- the trkA gene encoding Trk system potassium transporter TrkA — translation MKIIIAGAGEVGYHLAKLLSYESQDITLIDCNKENLEYADAHLDIRVVKGDSTSISVLREARVATADLVITVTSSETTNITICVLAKQLGCKRTIARISNTEFIDNQEELKFIDLGIDELISPEKLAAAEIKLLLDQSAFNDSYEFEDGALTMVGTILQRTAPFVGKSVKEAANIFPELHFVPIAIQRFGTQYTLIPRGDTLFKEGDQVYFVISKEGVEELYKLIGKQREDIKNVMILGGSNIGHKTARDLCKNRFNVKLIEKDKEKAFELADQLPNAMIIQGDGRNVELLEEEGIYDMDAFIAVTGNSETNIMSCLVAKSKSIRKTIALVENMDYFQLSQSIGIDTLINKKLLAANNIFRHIRKGDVVDMTRVNNMNAELLEFVVKPTSRVCDKKIKDLDFPRSAIIGGVIREGEGLIALGDFHIKSGDRVVVCSLPQSINKVERMFL, via the coding sequence ATGAAAATTATAATTGCGGGAGCTGGTGAGGTAGGATATCATTTGGCAAAACTACTTTCTTACGAATCTCAAGATATTACTTTGATAGATTGTAATAAAGAAAACTTAGAATATGCAGATGCACATTTAGACATTCGTGTCGTTAAAGGTGATAGTACTTCCATTAGTGTATTAAGAGAAGCCAGAGTTGCTACGGCAGATTTGGTAATTACCGTTACATCTTCAGAAACAACAAATATTACGATATGCGTTTTGGCGAAGCAATTGGGTTGTAAACGTACAATTGCACGAATTTCCAATACGGAATTCATCGACAACCAAGAAGAATTAAAATTTATCGACTTAGGAATCGACGAATTGATTTCTCCTGAAAAATTAGCCGCTGCCGAAATAAAATTACTGTTAGACCAATCTGCCTTTAACGATAGTTACGAGTTTGAAGATGGTGCGTTAACGATGGTCGGAACTATTTTACAACGAACTGCGCCTTTTGTAGGCAAAAGTGTGAAAGAAGCTGCAAATATTTTTCCAGAATTACACTTTGTGCCGATTGCCATTCAGCGATTTGGAACGCAATATACGCTCATTCCACGTGGCGATACCTTATTTAAAGAAGGCGATCAAGTATATTTTGTCATCTCAAAAGAAGGTGTGGAAGAATTGTACAAATTGATCGGAAAACAACGCGAAGACATTAAAAACGTCATGATTCTTGGCGGAAGTAATATTGGACATAAAACGGCGAGAGATCTTTGTAAAAATCGTTTCAATGTAAAATTGATCGAAAAAGATAAAGAAAAAGCGTTCGAACTGGCAGATCAGTTGCCAAATGCTATGATTATTCAAGGTGACGGACGCAATGTAGAATTGCTGGAAGAAGAAGGAATTTACGATATGGATGCGTTTATTGCGGTTACTGGAAACTCAGAAACGAACATTATGTCGTGTTTGGTAGCAAAGTCGAAAAGCATTCGAAAAACCATCGCTTTGGTGGAAAACATGGATTACTTTCAACTGTCACAATCTATTGGAATTGATACCTTAATCAATAAAAAACTATTAGCGGCAAACAATATTTTCAGACACATTCGTAAAGGTGACGTGGTGGATATGACGCGTGTAAACAATATGAACGCTGAATTGTTAGAATTTGTCGTAAAGCCAACTTCACGCGTATGCGATAAAAAAATAAAGGATCTTGATTTTCCACGATCTGCCATTATTGGTGGTGTCATTAGGGAAGGTGAAGGACTCATCGCGTTGGGCGATTTTCATATCAAATCTGGCGATAGAGTTGTCGTCTGTAGTTTGCCACAATCCATCAACAAAGTAGAACGCATGTTTCTCTAA
- a CDS encoding TrkH family potassium uptake protein has product MKINYKIIFHLMGLLLICNGGFMLVATLVSFLYEDGITFQLFLAGLVTIIAGALFMLTTKDHKKEIKKREGYIVVTFGWIFMSLSGTFPYLFTKVIPKFTNAFFETMSGYTTTGATILEKIEGLPEGILFWRSMTHWIGGMGIIVLAIAILPLLGIGGMQLFAAEAPGPSADKLHPRITDTAKRLWLIYVGYTVAETILLQVAGMSFFDAINHALCTLSTGGFSTKDASIAYWNDNPMIQYIIILFMFLAGTNFILSYFAFKGKVQKVFRDEEFRVYAIFVVIFTLIATFIVYTQANVEPSDYHPMVWGELESDFRHSLFSVIAVITTTGFVTADFTGWTTFLTIFFFGLMFLGGSAGSTSGGVKVVRHLLMIKNGLLEFKRTLHPRAIIPVRYNNKSVSEHIVYNILGFFILYMLLFIIGALVLGFVGLDFESAIGGAASSLGNVGPALGDLNPLENYNSIPSVGKWWCTFLMLLGRLELFTVLILMTPFFWRNR; this is encoded by the coding sequence ATGAAGATAAATTATAAAATCATATTTCACTTGATGGGATTGCTGTTGATTTGCAACGGCGGATTCATGTTAGTCGCAACTTTGGTCAGTTTTCTGTATGAAGATGGAATTACGTTTCAGTTGTTTTTAGCAGGATTGGTAACCATCATTGCAGGTGCGCTTTTTATGCTGACCACAAAAGATCATAAAAAAGAAATTAAAAAGCGAGAAGGATATATTGTCGTAACTTTTGGCTGGATTTTTATGTCCCTTTCGGGAACGTTTCCGTATTTATTTACGAAAGTCATTCCGAAATTTACCAATGCCTTTTTCGAAACCATGTCGGGCTACACCACAACTGGAGCCACCATTTTAGAAAAGATTGAAGGTTTGCCAGAAGGAATTCTGTTTTGGCGAAGCATGACACATTGGATTGGCGGCATGGGAATCATTGTATTGGCAATTGCTATATTACCCTTGTTGGGAATAGGAGGCATGCAGTTGTTTGCCGCAGAAGCGCCTGGACCAAGTGCTGATAAATTACATCCGCGAATTACCGATACCGCCAAACGATTATGGCTAATTTACGTAGGATATACAGTTGCCGAGACCATTTTATTACAAGTGGCAGGAATGTCATTTTTTGATGCAATAAATCACGCGTTGTGTACCTTGTCAACAGGAGGGTTTTCCACAAAAGATGCCAGTATAGCGTATTGGAATGACAACCCGATGATACAATATATTATCATTTTATTCATGTTTTTGGCAGGAACGAACTTTATATTGAGTTATTTCGCTTTTAAAGGAAAAGTCCAAAAAGTTTTTCGCGATGAGGAATTCCGAGTCTACGCAATTTTTGTCGTCATCTTTACATTGATTGCCACCTTTATTGTATATACACAAGCCAATGTAGAACCGTCTGACTATCATCCAATGGTTTGGGGCGAATTGGAAAGTGACTTCCGGCATTCCTTATTTTCGGTCATCGCTGTCATTACCACCACAGGATTTGTCACCGCCGATTTTACAGGATGGACGACCTTTTTAACCATTTTCTTCTTCGGATTAATGTTTCTCGGAGGTTCCGCAGGTTCCACTTCAGGAGGTGTAAAAGTAGTGCGGCACTTGTTGATGATTAAAAATGGTTTGTTGGAATTTAAACGAACTTTGCATCCGCGTGCAATTATTCCTGTGCGTTATAACAACAAGTCTGTCTCAGAACATATTGTCTACAACATTTTAGGATTCTTTATTTTGTATATGTTGTTGTTTATTATTGGAGCTTTAGTTTTAGGATTTGTTGGTTTAGATTTCGAATCTGCCATTGGTGGCGCAGCATCTTCTTTAGGAAATGTAGGACCTGCATTGGGTGACTTAAATCCGCTTGAAAATTACAACTCTATACCTTCTGTTGGAAAATGGTGGTGTACTTTTTTAATGCTTTTGGGACGATTGGAATTGTTTACGGTTTTAATCCTTATGACGCCATTTTTCTGGAGAAATCGTTAG
- a CDS encoding pyridoxal phosphate-dependent aminotransferase codes for MSLLSERVLNMSTSATLAMAAKARELRNEGKNIIGLSLGEPDFNTPEFVKEAAIQAINDNYNSYTPVDGYADLKEAIINKFKRDNKLTYTPSQIVVSTGAKQSLANTAMVLLNDGDEVILPAPFWVSYSDIVKLAEGVPVQVATSIETDFKMTPEQLEAAITPKTKMIWFSSPCNPSGSVYSEAELRALAQVLEKHPNIYVVADEIYEHINFTSEHFSIARIPSMYDRTITVNGVSKAFAMTGWRIGYIGAPEKIARACNKIQGQVTSGANCIAQRATIAALEATKDKIQYMMDEFLKRRDIVLGLLGEIEGFKLNIPEGAFYVFPDVSSFFGKTLRGKTINNATDFSTYLLEEALVATVTGEAFGNPNCIRISYAASEAELRAAIKQIKEVLQ; via the coding sequence ATGTCATTATTATCTGAAAGAGTTTTAAACATGTCTACTTCTGCCACCTTGGCAATGGCAGCAAAAGCAAGAGAGCTACGAAATGAAGGAAAAAACATTATCGGTTTAAGCCTGGGCGAACCTGATTTCAACACACCCGAATTTGTAAAAGAAGCAGCTATTCAAGCGATTAACGACAATTACAATAGCTACACTCCTGTAGATGGCTATGCGGATTTGAAAGAAGCCATTATCAATAAGTTTAAGCGTGATAATAAGTTAACCTATACACCAAGTCAAATTGTGGTTTCTACAGGCGCAAAGCAATCGTTAGCTAACACAGCGATGGTTTTATTAAACGATGGCGACGAAGTAATTCTTCCTGCGCCATTTTGGGTAAGTTATAGTGACATTGTAAAATTAGCAGAAGGCGTGCCTGTACAAGTAGCAACTTCCATAGAAACTGATTTCAAAATGACACCTGAACAGTTAGAAGCTGCCATTACGCCAAAAACGAAAATGATTTGGTTCAGTTCGCCATGCAACCCAAGTGGTTCTGTATATAGCGAAGCAGAATTAAGAGCGTTGGCGCAAGTGTTGGAAAAGCATCCGAATATCTATGTAGTCGCTGATGAAATTTACGAACATATCAACTTTACTAGTGAACATTTCAGCATTGCAAGAATTCCATCTATGTACGACCGTACAATTACAGTAAATGGTGTCTCAAAAGCGTTTGCGATGACAGGTTGGCGAATTGGATATATCGGTGCGCCTGAAAAAATAGCCAGAGCTTGCAATAAAATTCAAGGACAAGTTACAAGTGGTGCCAATTGTATTGCGCAACGTGCTACTATTGCTGCGTTAGAAGCTACGAAAGATAAAATTCAATACATGATGGACGAATTTTTAAAACGTAGAGATATCGTCTTAGGATTGCTCGGAGAAATTGAAGGATTCAAACTCAACATTCCTGAAGGTGCTTTTTATGTATTTCCAGATGTTTCTTCCTTCTTCGGAAAAACATTGCGCGGAAAAACAATCAACAATGCCACTGACTTTTCAACGTATTTATTGGAAGAAGCATTAGTTGCTACGGTTACAGGAGAAGCCTTCGGAAATCCAAACTGTATTCGTATTTCGTATGCGGCTTCGGAAGCAGAATTACGTGCTGCGATTAAGCAAATTAAAGAAGTATTACAATAA
- a CDS encoding fatty acid desaturase, giving the protein MQKNIDKEIKEALKNWRSIIAKYRKKNTKIAIGQMASSFLPFIAVWVLMYFTLKFSLTLTILLGILNAFFLVRIFIIQHDCGHGSFIKSQKASDIIGYVCSVFSFLPYKYWSVTHTFHHGHNGQLETRQIGDMPTLTVEEFRAKSWWGKFKYKIFRSPLVIFVIAPAYYLIVTTKYPFLQFNKWQKTTLLLLKDNLIIIIPYLIIGYLVGWANFFAVQFIILFFFGIIAFWFFYIQHQHEFSYKKWKKDWDFLLSAIKGSTYLKLPRVMEWFTGHIGIHHIHHLNSRIPNYNLKKCIQENKILSKYVTTLSFKDGLKMMFLKLWDEEQQRMISFREFYKLEKMRLAN; this is encoded by the coding sequence ATGCAAAAAAATATTGATAAAGAGATTAAAGAAGCGCTGAAAAACTGGAGATCAATCATAGCCAAATACAGAAAGAAAAATACAAAAATTGCTATCGGACAAATGGCATCTTCCTTTTTGCCTTTTATTGCCGTGTGGGTTTTAATGTATTTTACGCTTAAATTTTCGTTAACCCTAACCATTTTACTAGGAATTTTAAATGCCTTCTTTTTAGTGCGAATTTTCATTATTCAGCACGATTGCGGACACGGTTCCTTTATTAAATCGCAGAAAGCAAGTGATATTATTGGCTATGTGTGTAGTGTATTTAGTTTTTTACCTTACAAATATTGGTCGGTAACACATACGTTCCATCACGGACACAACGGACAGCTAGAAACGAGACAAATCGGCGATATGCCAACCTTAACGGTAGAAGAATTCCGCGCGAAAAGTTGGTGGGGAAAATTCAAATACAAAATATTCAGAAGTCCGCTCGTCATTTTCGTGATTGCGCCTGCATATTACCTAATTGTAACTACGAAATATCCGTTCTTACAATTTAACAAATGGCAAAAAACTACGTTATTACTGTTAAAAGATAACCTCATCATCATCATTCCATACTTAATTATTGGGTATTTAGTAGGTTGGGCAAACTTCTTTGCGGTGCAATTCATCATTCTATTTTTCTTCGGAATCATTGCATTTTGGTTCTTCTACATTCAGCATCAACATGAGTTTTCCTATAAAAAGTGGAAAAAGGATTGGGACTTTTTACTGTCTGCTATCAAAGGAAGTACGTATTTAAAACTACCAAGAGTGATGGAATGGTTTACGGGACATATTGGCATTCACCACATTCATCATTTAAACAGTCGAATTCCAAATTACAACCTAAAAAAGTGTATCCAAGAAAATAAAATCTTATCAAAATACGTAACAACTTTATCGTTTAAAGACGGACTAAAAATGATGTTTTTAAAACTTTGGGATGAAGAACAACAACGTATGATTTCGTTTAGAGAGTTTTATAAACTTGAAAAAATGCGTCTTGCTAACTAA
- the rsmG gene encoding 16S rRNA (guanine(527)-N(7))-methyltransferase RsmG — MRIIQKYFTDITEVQAAQFEQLEALYKKWNAQINVISRKDIDELYLRHVLHGLAIAKVQPFVAGSKILDVGTGGGFPGIPLAILFPEVKFVLVDAIGKKIKVVQAVAESIGLTNVSAHHLRAEKVKGEFDFIVSRAVTNMPDFVKWVRKKVAKKQRHELKNGILYLKGGDLTEELNGFPKATLYDIPDYFEEDFFETKKVVHLPLKYKP, encoded by the coding sequence ATGAGAATTATACAAAAATACTTTACAGATATAACAGAAGTTCAAGCCGCACAGTTTGAACAGTTGGAAGCTTTATATAAAAAATGGAATGCACAAATTAATGTGATTTCACGAAAAGATATTGACGAATTGTACCTACGCCATGTGTTGCACGGATTGGCAATTGCGAAAGTGCAACCGTTTGTGGCTGGTTCCAAAATACTCGATGTTGGTACAGGTGGCGGATTTCCTGGAATTCCGCTGGCAATTTTATTTCCAGAGGTCAAATTTGTACTGGTTGATGCCATTGGTAAGAAGATCAAAGTGGTACAAGCTGTTGCCGAAAGTATTGGATTGACGAATGTTTCTGCGCATCATTTGCGTGCCGAGAAAGTGAAAGGCGAGTTTGATTTTATTGTCAGTAGAGCAGTTACCAATATGCCCGATTTTGTAAAATGGGTTCGTAAAAAAGTAGCTAAAAAACAGCGACACGAACTTAAAAACGGAATTTTGTATTTGAAAGGTGGCGACTTAACCGAAGAATTGAACGGTTTTCCAAAAGCAACGTTGTATGATATTCCCGATTATTTTGAAGAAGATTTTTTTGAAACTAAAAAAGTAGTGCACCTTCCATTAAAGTATAAACCTTAA
- a CDS encoding DUF6029 family protein: MKKLLCLSFVLICAVGFAQNTEDEDKKNWGTLTGGFESIVQWYNDDTGLGKFAEDEHVRSNNYLKLDYNYGNWFAGIQVESYAPMPLLNYSPKLDDSGIAQYYAMYKTKKLEVTAGYFYEQFGSGLILRGWENRPLGINNSFRGGRVKYEPSNALSFTGMYARQRDGFEVSEGEIFGFNSEIDLTNVFKLETSSLSAGFSYVGRKEDIPEEFQNTGFDEMTNAFSARLDYSGNSFYSGIEFITKSKDAVVNTQRYIANFVEPGNGLLLNFGYSQKGLGIDVTLRRLENMSFFSEREASGNVFNENIMNYLPGLTKQHDYLLTNIYVYQAQPTISVPDPSLLKYGEIGGQIDVFYNFKKGTPLGGKYGTKIAVNAAYWAGLRGDFNFTDRKAEIDYFGFGTKYFSEYSLEVRKKWNRKWQSIFYYVNQYYNERYIVDKIGVVNSNIGVVETTYRINSRRSVRVELQHLWTPDDMKNWAGATLEFNVNPRLSFYLNDIYNYGNDDPDDQIHYYNVGGSYARGATRIGLNYGRQRGGLICVGGVCRFVPESTGLTVNITTAF; this comes from the coding sequence ATGAAGAAATTATTATGCTTGTCTTTTGTATTGATATGTGCTGTAGGATTTGCACAAAATACAGAAGATGAAGATAAAAAAAACTGGGGAACCCTTACTGGTGGATTTGAATCCATTGTACAATGGTACAATGACGATACGGGTCTTGGAAAATTCGCCGAAGACGAACACGTACGATCTAATAATTACCTAAAATTAGATTATAATTACGGAAATTGGTTTGCAGGAATTCAAGTAGAATCATACGCGCCAATGCCTTTACTAAACTATTCCCCAAAATTAGATGATTCAGGCATTGCACAATATTATGCAATGTATAAAACTAAAAAACTGGAAGTAACCGCAGGTTATTTTTATGAGCAGTTTGGAAGCGGACTTATTTTACGTGGATGGGAAAACAGACCACTAGGTATCAATAACTCTTTTAGAGGTGGACGTGTAAAGTACGAACCATCAAACGCGTTATCATTTACAGGAATGTATGCAAGACAACGAGATGGTTTTGAAGTGTCAGAAGGTGAAATTTTTGGATTTAATTCTGAAATTGATCTTACAAATGTATTCAAATTAGAAACTTCATCACTCTCTGCTGGATTTAGCTATGTTGGGAGAAAAGAAGATATTCCTGAAGAATTTCAAAATACTGGCTTTGATGAAATGACGAATGCCTTTTCTGCACGACTTGATTATTCAGGAAACTCATTTTATTCTGGAATAGAATTTATTACTAAAAGTAAAGATGCCGTTGTAAATACACAACGATATATAGCTAATTTTGTAGAACCTGGAAATGGACTTTTACTAAACTTTGGATATTCTCAAAAAGGATTAGGAATCGATGTAACATTAAGAAGACTGGAAAACATGAGTTTCTTCTCTGAAAGGGAAGCTTCTGGAAATGTATTCAATGAAAATATCATGAATTATTTACCAGGATTGACAAAACAACACGATTATTTATTGACAAATATATACGTGTATCAAGCACAACCTACTATTTCAGTTCCAGATCCTTCTTTATTAAAGTATGGAGAAATTGGAGGGCAGATTGATGTTTTTTACAACTTTAAAAAAGGAACGCCACTTGGAGGAAAGTACGGGACAAAAATCGCAGTAAATGCTGCGTATTGGGCTGGATTAAGAGGAGATTTTAATTTTACCGATCGAAAAGCCGAAATAGATTATTTTGGTTTTGGTACAAAGTATTTTTCTGAGTATAGTTTAGAAGTGCGTAAAAAATGGAATCGCAAATGGCAAAGTATATTTTACTATGTAAATCAATATTACAACGAACGCTATATCGTAGACAAAATTGGTGTCGTAAATTCTAATATTGGTGTCGTAGAAACCACATACCGAATCAACTCTAGAAGATCGGTTCGTGTTGAATTGCAACATTTATGGACACCAGACGACATGAAAAACTGGGCTGGAGCTACCCTAGAATTTAATGTAAACCCAAGATTATCATTTTACCTAAATGACATTTACAATTACGGAAACGATGATCCAGATGATCAAATTCACTATTACAATGTTGGAGGTAGTTACGCCAGAGGTGCTACTCGTATAGGACTTAACTACGGAAGACAACGAGGCGGATTGATTTGTGTTGGTGGTGTTTGTCGTTTTGTACCAGAAAGCACTGGACTTACCGTCAACATAACAACCGCATTTTAA
- a CDS encoding TlpA disulfide reductase family protein gives MKSIMGIVSIFLMLTIQANAQKKIPNITVKNLDGSSLNMNEITKEKGVKILSFWATWCVPCINELDAINDVYEDWKDETNVELIAIATDDARTKKRIKPLINGKGWEYKVLLDENQDLQRALNITTIPHVIVIKDGEIVFRHTGYFPGAEDQLYDVVKKNAK, from the coding sequence ATGAAGTCAATTATGGGTATTGTTAGCATATTCTTAATGCTTACAATACAGGCAAATGCTCAAAAAAAAATTCCGAATATTACGGTTAAAAATTTAGATGGTAGCTCATTAAACATGAATGAAATTACCAAAGAAAAAGGCGTAAAAATCCTTAGCTTTTGGGCAACTTGGTGCGTACCATGTATAAACGAACTAGATGCTATAAATGACGTATATGAAGATTGGAAAGATGAAACGAATGTTGAACTGATCGCCATTGCCACTGATGATGCTAGAACTAAAAAAAGAATTAAGCCACTAATTAACGGTAAAGGTTGGGAATATAAAGTTCTCTTAGATGAAAATCAAGACCTACAACGCGCATTAAATATTACTACGATTCCACACGTGATTGTAATTAAGGATGGAGAAATTGTATTTCGCCACACAGGCTACTTTCCTGGCGCAGAAGACCAATTGTATGATGTTGTAAAGAAAAACGCCAAATAA
- a CDS encoding Omp28-related outer membrane protein produces MKTKNIFQCLLVVAALFTYSCSSDSDGDSGDGGSGGTSGLTSITITASQLSFEIGDSVTFTVTGNDGSNVTTEATVLVNNSSIQGNEYTPTATGGYQIKATYDGLTSATINLEVTPPVILALRVESSADNIKVGDTADFTVFGTNALNDEYDVTNSAIVSVDGTAIDGNRFMATSMGTLSATASIGEIVSDAVSVTVGEETAPGTFQKTVNIIDATGTWCQFCPRVSYGIELVEDATDKAFIIAAHSGGGDVMENPASIALVNQVNPAGTFPTAVLNGTIDWAFPEPDNVAQVTNLATGTTSRGLSVNSLVVGDNLQVYVSAAFAQAMPNAKLAVYVLESGIDAPQINGTSYYGGVNPLTEADGFTHNHTLRSSLTAVLGDAIPAGNTGAGQKYTQVFNVPIPASILDRNEISVVAMIIGDNFEIVASNGGHTGVDKDFN; encoded by the coding sequence ATGAAAACAAAAAACATTTTTCAATGCCTACTTGTTGTAGCGGCACTATTTACGTACTCATGTAGTAGTGATTCTGACGGAGACTCTGGAGATGGAGGTTCTGGAGGTACATCAGGACTCACTTCAATTACAATCACTGCAAGTCAACTTTCTTTCGAAATTGGAGATTCTGTAACTTTTACCGTAACTGGAAATGATGGATCAAATGTAACGACAGAAGCTACTGTTTTAGTGAACAATAGTTCTATTCAAGGAAATGAATATACGCCAACAGCAACTGGAGGCTATCAAATAAAAGCTACGTATGATGGATTGACGAGTGCTACAATTAATCTTGAAGTAACTCCACCAGTAATCCTTGCATTACGTGTAGAGTCTTCAGCAGACAACATCAAAGTAGGAGATACCGCTGATTTTACTGTTTTTGGAACAAATGCTTTAAATGATGAGTATGATGTTACAAACAGTGCTATAGTATCTGTTGATGGAACAGCTATTGATGGAAACAGATTTATGGCAACTAGTATGGGAACGCTTTCAGCTACAGCTTCAATTGGAGAAATCGTGTCTGATGCTGTTTCAGTAACTGTAGGTGAAGAAACTGCACCAGGAACCTTTCAAAAAACAGTTAATATTATAGATGCAACTGGAACATGGTGTCAATTTTGCCCTAGAGTATCTTACGGAATTGAATTAGTTGAAGATGCTACAGATAAAGCATTTATTATTGCTGCGCATAGCGGTGGAGGTGATGTGATGGAAAACCCAGCTAGTATAGCTTTAGTGAACCAAGTGAATCCTGCGGGAACTTTCCCAACAGCTGTACTTAATGGTACTATCGACTGGGCATTCCCAGAGCCAGACAATGTTGCTCAAGTTACTAACTTAGCTACTGGAACAACATCTAGAGGGTTATCTGTAAACTCATTAGTAGTTGGAGACAACTTGCAAGTATATGTGAGTGCAGCATTTGCACAAGCTATGCCAAACGCTAAATTAGCAGTATATGTTCTTGAAAGTGGAATTGATGCTCCTCAAATAAACGGTACAAGTTACTATGGAGGTGTTAATCCACTTACGGAAGCAGATGGTTTCACACACAATCATACATTAAGAAGTTCACTTACAGCTGTGCTTGGAGATGCTATCCCTGCAGGAAATACTGGTGCAGGTCAAAAGTATACGCAAGTATTTAATGTTCCTATCCCAGCTAGTATTCTTGATCGAAATGAGATATCTGTTGTAGCAATGATCATTGGTGATAACTTTGAGATTGTAGCATCTAACGGAGGTCACACAGGAGTAGACAAAGACTTTAACTAA